GGAgcttcaacaaaaaaaaccctcgCGCTTCAGGACGGAGAGCCTGAGAGCAGGTAGGAGAGCGCCAGTGGATAACTAACACTGAGGTGCTGCGGAGAGGGTAAAAATGGCGGAACGGTGgaatggaggagagagagaccggGGGAAAGGTGGGAAGACCTGCGGAGAAGAGGGGGACGCTGGGGAAAGTTAACGTTAGCGGGGCCAAAGCGCTGAAGTACGAGGCTAACCGAGCTAACGCGGCTAACGAAGCTAATAGCTAACGGGGCTGAAGCAGTTTGAGGAATGTGGGCTAGTCGTGTGAGTGCATGCGCGCGCGCGTTTATGTTTGTTTCTCCTCGGCGCCTTATTTCCagtttaaagtgtgtgtgtgtgtgtgtgtgtgtgtgtgtgtgtgagagagagagagagagagagagagagagagaccgggGTTTTAGTAAGCATCTATTCTGTGATCCAGTTTCTCTAAAATCTGTACAGCGGTTTGGGGCGCTGTGTGTATTTTACTCTGAGGGAAATGCAGCATCTCACCGAGTAATGTACAGAGAGCAGAGCCTcctggtgtgtgtatgtgtgtgtgtgctcttgtCTTGCTATACGTATGAGGACCTCGTATCCTAACAATGATGGGTTTTTTGCTCAAGTGAGAATATATTTTTAGCTGCCTTTTGCATACTAAGATTAAGCTTGACTACAGTCATATAAACATTAGTAGAAACCTATAGAAGTCCCCACAATTAAGTTGGTGCAAGACAAAGTTGTGTGTGCACCCGCGTGGATTTCGACAGGTTTGTCCTACTTCTGTTTCTACTTGTGTTCTGTGTTAATGTTCTGTTCGCTTCcttctcacacatacacagatgacATGCCGTTTTCTTCATTGGCGGCGGCAGCAATCACCGCTTACTTCGTCTGATTAAATGTATTGCCCATAAATGACAATACAACAATATAATatgacattttattcattaactgTTATTATAAAGTTAATAGCCATTATCAGATTAGTAGTTGACTCAAACCATAGTAAATGACACAAATTCGAATGATCCTGAGATAAGTTAACTCTAAAATATCACATCAGGCCCATTGTAGACCTCAGCGAATATAGTTGAAAATGAGTTAGTATGCTAGCACtggcaaatttattttattttgaataatgtatgtgataaataagtaaaaaaaacaaatagataACATACTTCATGTGCAATGAATACTACTAGTTCGTTTAATATTACAATATGCCATCACATCTGTTTTAGTGCAGAGTAAAGCGTCAGTGCATAAATAATCTGCCAGTGTACCTTCTTGTTAGAAAACATTAGATTAGCATACAGAGATATGTCAGCTGTTATTCTGTTCAAGCCACTTTATatctaaaatggttttaaatggaTATACAGCTTTTTGGAATGAAAAGCTTCAGTCATTTAATATcaatttgctttgttttctaaCTGAAAAATATACTCTTCAGAATCTTACTCTGTGTTACATATTGTGAAAGGATAATAAGAATAATCTTTTAGCTGAAGGATGGCAGGTATGTTTTACATcgtcacactaacacacacccacGCATAAATGACCACAAACTGGAAATTGGTTCCAAAGCCCTTTTCAGAAAAAACCTAACTCCAGCTCCTTTAACTCAGACTTTGTTCTCAGTCGGACCGCTTCTGCAGTAagagtgtgaggtgtgtgtgtgtgtgttagagctgGTGTTTGCTGAGACATGGCACTTGTCTGTGGTTACAGTGTCAGCCATTTTAGGCTGGACAGTACAATTCATGGTGCTCCGCCATcttccatttttgttttaatcagCATCGGCCCGGCTATCAAACTAAACAAATGTCACACGGTTATCTCTGATAggtgaaagtgaaaaaaatctgtCAGAACTCTTTGGCACTGCTTTAGTCACAGGTCTGCAGAATCATTTTAGAAAGCAAAATTGTGTTTAAAACAAAAGcagataaaaaaacataaatcaaGGTAATGTATATTTTGTTCTTGTTATATCTTATGATTTTGTACTGGTAAATACAGTAGACTAAATTTGTTTAGATTGTGAATTTGAGAAGTGGCATCTATGACTGGCACAATAAACCCTGAAAAGCTTGGAATTtggcctcttttttttttggagggcaTAAAAGCCTTAGTCCGTGTGTTTTGAGGATTTAGTCCTCCGAGTGTGCAGTGGGTAAGGCTATGGGAAGGGAGACGTGTTGCTATGGCAATGTTAACACATGAGTGGCAGCACAGACTGGCCTCACAGAGCAGGGGTAAGAGGAGCACAATGGACAAACACACACGACTGgacatatattacatatacaggCTGCTAATAGCACTTCACAGCAGTTGTATGGTGATGATGCGCTGTCACATGCTCTTTTTCTACGCTGGCACATGTCTAGACATACAAAAATTGTAATCAAGCCATGCCAGTTTAAAGGGCACTGCCATGGCACACAACTTCCTTCAGATTAGTGCTGcatttgctttttaaatggagGAGCTGTTACATGCAGTGAAACTTGAAACCTGCCCTGGAAAAAAGTTATCCGAACATTTATTAAACTGAAGATGAGTGGCTGACTGTGGTGATTTTTGTCGAGGATTTATTTTGGACCCTTCAAGCCCAGGCCTATTCACTACATCCTCCAGTACTGTAGAGTGGAGAAGTAGGGCATCAGCCTAACTCTAATCCAATAGTCTCCTTGTCCTACCTACAGTATGCAGCATGTAGTGAATACATTTTTGCTCAGCGTACTCTAATTAAATTTTTTCTGCATCTGGCACACTTTAGTTTCTGTTAAGGAACGATGCCAATGCTGCCTCATTAAGTGTGGAACCACTAGTTCAATAATGAACAACTAGTCTTCAAGCTTGTGTTTAAGGCAACaacgagaggagagagaaatttTATATTACACATTCTGGTTATGAAATCGCTTGAACTATACCAACATCTAATTACTATAAGTTCAGTAAATCGCATTGTAGCATTTGATTGAACAATTTTGATGTGAATGGCCCAAGTTTAAATAAACACACCACAGTTCAGAGTTATAACAGACTCTGTGTTTCTTAGCCTATATAATTTGTACAGAAAAGATGAAGTGTAGATCATTGCTAgtttttatatttctatatttccCTTTTCTCCACATGTTGCTTAAGATAAAAAGGCATTCAGGTCCAGCACAAGAGCAacaaaagtacacacacacacacacacacacacacacacacacacacacacacacacatacaggagGGAAGGAGTGTATGGTTCAGACTGAAACACGAGGCCACTCTTTCAGAATTCCTTCAATAGCTCACTGTCTGGAAGCCTCCAGTGCTCTGTCTGATCATTTCAGATAAAGTGGCCCATTCTCTTAcctgtttttttatgtaactTTTTCTGAACCAAGCCTTGTATCAGCCTCAAATGCTCCACCCACAGAGGTACAAAGACTGTCTGATATTTATTGTATGCTAACAACCGTTGTAATTTTGTCAGAGGTACTCTCAGTGCCTCTCCACAGTGCTATCTGTACACACTTCTTTGCACTAGTTTTTCCTTAGTGAGACTGGAACCTTTCAAGGCACTCTGCACAGAGCAAGATATAGTTGCTGGATTTAAAATAGTTGCGGAACTCATAGCATCACAGCTTAAAAAACAGTTATGAAAATGgttttctttgaagaacttAGTTATTAGTAAATCGTAAGGTCTAGTATGTTTCCCAACAGGTGTACCATTTTGTTTCATGTGGGTGTCTTTGCCAATAGGTATACTGTTTTGACAATCAGCTTTGCCTTAAAGGTCGAGCAAAAATAATGGCTTGTAATGGTTGCTTCACATGTCAGTGACATGGTCCTTTTTTATGTGAAGTCGGTGGTTCTTGGCCATGTTAAGAGACAAAACCCATCCACTCTCAGATGATGGCTTGCCAGACTAAAACCAAGTGGTCTTCAGCATTTCAGTTATGTGGATGGTAATGTTTCTGTTCCTCCAGAACACCTGCTTTaacacatataaatacatttgtaaaaacagcacattgttggaaaatgaaaagtggaacATTGTGTTTAGCTCTGGGTATGAAAAAAGCTTAACTGTTAATCCTGCTGCCAGGTATACTCTGATGTAGAGTTTCTATCAGCCTACTTGTACCCTCAGTTTGTATAAAGGGTTAACAGTACTCTGATCTGCTGACGTTTTATGACCCCTGGACCAGCTGAATGTACAGTAAAAGCCCATGTCTGGATGCAGAGAACCGGGATTATGGCATAAGATGCTGGTGAcctagttttattttttattttttcccagcAGGAAGGCAGCCGTCATGAGAAATAAAAAGAGTCAGTTGTAGTGAGGACGTCACAGCCCGTCTGGGAGAGCTGTATATTCTGGGCAATCATCTCAGGGATTTTTAATTCCAGAACGGtttcatcttttatttaaaagacaGGCGGtcatgctgaaaaaaacatatacaCTGAGACCACatgttttatacttttttttttatagtctAATGAAAGACAAGTTCAGCAGATGTCAGAACCAAAAGAGAAGCCTGAATGGAACACATTTTACAGATGCATATTGCATGGCAAATCATGTACAATATTACCAGTATTCACGGGTATTTACTGGCATGTGTTTCCCCAAATGAGACAAACTTAGTTAGGTTCTAATGGACGGAAAAGCTCTGAGTTAGAGACAAAAGCCTGTAGCGTCAGTAGTCCTAGTGCAGTGCCAGCTGAGGTAAAGGCATTTTGGTTGGAGCACTGTGGATACACAACAGCACTGCCTTTACTTTCAGATTTCATGTTCCAGACTCATAAACTAGGCTACATATGGTTGAGTGCCCAGAGAAACAATCATTACAAGATATTTACATAATTGTTAAAACAGAACAGGCGGAAAAATGTGAACCGCAGATGAACCTTATCCTGAAAAGGCCCCAAAATGCCTGAAGTGTAGTGTGCGGATGAGTGTGCGGAATAGGCAGGAGATATAAAGGTCCGCAAAGGGAGTGAACATATGGTCAAATCACAAATGTGGGTATGCTGCAGTATGGTGAACTACAAACAGCTCAGTGTTTTTTGATTGCATGATTTATGCCAAGGGGAGTAATGGTGATGTCTGTGGTTTATACATTCATTTATGTATTGTTAATGTCtctaattcagtttttttcctgGCATGTATACAAACTCTCGTAATCGCATAACAGACTTGGCTTTTATTTCACTGGAAGTGTGCCTTGTGTTTCCATTGTCAACAATTAAATCTGCATGCCATCCGTACTTTTCAACATGCATTACATATTTTACTTGATGAAAAGCAAACCTTTCTGGATAAATGTCATATGGTAGGTGCTGGCATCTCTGCTCACGTCAAATTAGTTTcattacaatgtttttatttatccaCAGATTCCCAGAGGGTTGCTGGAGCACTGCTTTACAATGGGGAAAAATCATAATACCTAAAGACAGCCTCCACTGTCATCATGGCTGGCCAATGACACTGAATTTCCATCTTTTCCAACACGCAGTCCTAAGTGTTCACTCATCCACACAACCCTGCATTATGGCAAGCAAAAGAAAATCCACAGTTCCCTGCATGATCCCAGCGAAGAGCAAACACCTGCGAGAGGAAATTGTGCTGGGTTGTTTACCGGAGCTATTGCCCACAATTCCTGAAGACAGCATCCTAAGCATCTCTggtcaggaggaggaggaggaagaggcaCAGAGGACCTCCAGCCTTTCTGAAAGGGGAACACACAGATGCCCACCATGCAGCTTTCAAACAACAGATCTGAACCTTTTTCTCAACCATATTGACAGCTGCCATGTGAACTTTTGCACGCAAACAATATTTTACTGCCTGAATTGCAAGGTTTCACTGGCAAGATTTGAGGGTCTGGCATCGCATAATGCAAAAACACATCCTGAACTGCAAGTAGTGGGAAGCTCTGGCAGAGCAGCTTTGCAGGTTACTATGCGAGATGGAGTTCTGACAGTAGAACAGATGCTGTTTACAGAAAAGGAGAATTTCAGCGATGCTGGAATATCCATTACTAAAACACCCATAATGAAGATGATGGTCAAAGGAGATCACAAGAAAATTGTTGTCTCCCACACAGTTGAGGTACAGAAAGCCGATATTAGTCCTGAAAAGACCAATGGCTCTTCAGGGAGGAACATACCCACATCACAAATACTCACTGGTACCTCTTCCATCCCTGTGCTGCAAATGACAAATACTGGCATACAAGTAACACAGAATGTGAAGCCTCTCTGGAATTTTGCTCCTTCTCCTGATTTAAACAGCAGTCTCCCAAAAGTTATGATTCCTCTAAGTAGCATTCCCACCTACGACCCAGCCATGGATTTAAGCAGTTTCCTTAAGGCTTCCTTTGGAAAGTTCCCATACCCCACCAAAGCAGAGCTGTGTTACCTGACTGTGGTATCAGGTTTTCCAGAGGAGCAGATTAAGCTGTGGTTCACGGCGCAGAGGCTAAAGCAGGGGATCAGCTGGTCTCCTGAGGAAATCGAGGACACAAGGAGGAGGATGTTCAACACTGTTTTCCAAGCTGCACCTAAAGCATTACAAAGTCAATCTCATCCACAGGTTCCCCACCATTATGTCTCCGCCCAGCCCACCTCCACGGGTGCTGGCATCATACCACATGCATCAAAAAGTGTGATGGGGAGGAAAGGAGGAGTCATAGTAACACAGCCTGGCACAGCTCAAGGGTCCTCACTGAAACACCAGTCAGTATTCCAAACGCTACCAGTCACTGTCCGACATGGCATTGCTATCAAGGAAACTGGAAGTGGATTATCTTCACAGAAAGCTGAAAGCAGCTCATCAAGCCAAACCAATATCACTAGCAATCACATACATGGTGAAAAAAATGGATCAAGTAGTTCTGGCATATCTAGTGCTATTGGGTTAACCAGCACCACTCAGAAACAAAGCAGTAGTTGCAGTGAAGGTAGCATCATAAACCTGACTAATATTGTTAGGAAAATTGATTGTAATGTAAATAACAGAAACGGCACCAGCAAACCTAACACAAGCTCAGCTTTCATATATGCGCATGACAAAGCAACTGTCGACACAAAAGaaagcagcaacagcaacttTAACACCAGCAGCAAATCTAATAACGGAAATATTTACGAAAGCACCAGCCACAGTACTATTTGCACTAAAACGAAGGGCAACACATCTGACAACACCAGCAAAGCAAAGAACACTGACTCTAGCGTAATTTGTAGCAGCACTGGATCAGGTGAGTTTATGCAAGTCCAGACTGGCAGTCTGGTAGATGCAGCCCTTAGTAAGAGCAAGAGCAAATTGCCTGAGCAGCTAGAGGCTTTGAAGCAAAGTATCAACCACAGCCCATTTCCAGAACAGAAGCTTATAGCAACCAAGGATGAGTCTGCGTGGGAGGTTgataaaccatttcacagctGTAGCTTAGCAGACTCAAAGTTGACATTGGGGCATTTTGTAGGAAATGTGCCCCGAACCTCTCTCTGCTCAAATGATGCATGCCTTCAGGAAGATAATCAGCTCTCCTCTCAGTCTCTTCCTGCTCAACCAGAGAAACTTTCCCCAAAGTCATCACTGGGAGCCCCCCACGTACCCTCAGCAGACTTCACTGCCGTCCTCTACAACGACCAAGACCTTTCTGCCttagaggaccaccctcagCCATCTAAGGTTGTCTTAGACAAGTCAcacttcaacagtaaaataaaacaaagagaaagtgaTGCTATGTTTTTGGAGCATCAGAAGAGCCAAGCAAACAACCCTTTGTACAACACTGACAAAGATGAGCACTGCAGGATAGTTCACCTACAATATGCTTTGAATAAGGATGAAGTTAAGAAGATAGCTGCTATAGAAGAGAAGCTCTCACTTCAGCAGTACACAGAGGTGGTGGAGGACCAATGGGAGGGTAACAGCTCCTACCATGAGCCAAAGACAGAGTCCATCACGATCaactcaaaaacactgaatgaatCAGAGCACATGGCTAAAGCcagcagaaaacaaataaataaccagCACATGGATAAAGATGGCGATTCCTGTTATGACCACGGGCCTTCAAAGAATCAAGAGAGCCGTCAGGACACACCAGCTAAAGAGCACTTTGtggaagaaaataaacacatcacGAAAAAATCACAGAGGCAGAATGAGCAGGCTAAATGTAAGGAGCTTGACACCAAACAAGTAAAATCCGAAAATCTTGGACCAGAACAACAAAGAATTTTACACAGTCTAGACACTCAAGCTCCTGTGCTAGCAGAGGAAAATCTGGAAGGGATCAAGCAGCTTTCagaaaaagcaacagcaaaagaTCATTGGATGATGAAAAATGAGGAATGCCAGCAAGATAATCAATCAAGGTAATATCTCTTTTCTTCAAATATAGTGGCTGAATTTGTTAATTGTAAATGCGGATTATTAATCTATTCAAGTACTATTCAAATGGGATTATTTTTCATGGGGAGGTGGGATAATTTTACCACAGAACTTCTTTaatgtttattacatttttttacagtattacagtatacGAAATAAATTACAGATATGCTAGTGGCTACTTAATTTACACATAGTTTAAGCTTTGtagaaaacatgtcaaaatgtttaatttaattttaaattaccTTAACCATCTACCTACCTGTCTTAAATTAATGCAGTATTTCATTACCGTTACCATTGAACTGGGAATTGGCAGCCAACATCCAACATCGGCTTTcggtttttttcttgtttccatgttttaatgttcagagtTGTTCATTTGAGGTAGGACAGTTTACACTGGCTTGATTCGGGCCACATGGAGTACAAGATAATTTGTCACATGGAATTGACATACTATGACCGTCAAACACTGTTGTCTCCTCCTTCAAATGCAAATCCCGCATTTGCATAAAACGTATGTAACACTCATGACTCATTAATGTATACGCCCCCAAAATTTGCGTTCACCAGCCCAAGTTTTAGCCCAGTGAAACAATGTCAAAGGAGCAAGAGCAATGAAAATGGGAGACAGAAATGTAACATTCCAGGCTGTGAAGGGAATGTCGGCATTCATATCTCATAAAGAGCCATGCTGTAAATGGACATGGTTAATGTTCAGCTTTAAACAAGGCTTCCTGTTCCCTAGCTTTTTGACTGAATGTTCTGTTCCAGCTTAAATGCTACAGCTTGGATGGGTGCCAGAATGGAACTGTGGAACCAATAATTTGGAATGAAAAATTCGCAGAACAAGTTGAAATGTGAAGCTAAATTTAGTTAATACATCTTTAAATTAAAGTTGTCTGTGATCCTATCAAAGTTGTTCAtttgctctgcacatttcactCTGGACAATTTCTCAAACCTTCGACATTATTGAGCAGGCTTCACTCAGTGTTTGACACTAAAGAGAGGGACACTATTAGCATTTCAACCTCAAATAAGTAGCTAGCCAAGCTGTGtgattttattcactttttgaCGGTTGAAGCCAAATCATCTTAGTTTTATAGTGAACTAacaatttaaatttattttgtgttgttgaGATTGAAAGCAAGTTGCTAGCACAGGTAATATTAACTACTAGCAAGCTCCAAGTAACTAGCATAGGTAACTAAACAGTTCGACAatctagtttatttatgtggatGTTAATTTAGTGTGTCTCTTGACATGTTGCTTCTGAGAGAGCCATTGCAGTGCCATGTTGGAAACCAGTAAATTGGAACACTGTTCATCAAATTATTCATCAGTTCAccaaacagcttgtttcatTCTACAGCCAGATAATGGGATTGCAAATGGGCATGTAAAACTGCATCTGGACATTTTTCCCTGACCAATGTCACAGACCTTCTGTGTAgatattaataaatacattttatggcACCTTTAAGGAAaacgtgaaaaaaaaaaatttccattGAATACGATGGAATAGTTTTTCTCATGTCATTTTTAGATTGTTAATTGGTCAAGAAAATTATTTGTAGGTTTTGAACAACCAAATCTGATGACAGACATTTAATTTGTGGGGAGGACTTGGACGTAAGAGTCATGGGcgaatacacatacacacacacacacacacacacacacacacacacacacacacacatatatatatatatatatatatatatatatatatatatctgtactgtgcaaaactcttaggcacccaagacacattttcaaaatctatttatttgtgtagtttgtggaAAACTTAATATTTCAGTATGAATAGAaccaaaatgtatagaatattaattaagaACATCCATAAAACACATATATATGGatgttttatggatgttagtgtgtttgtttaaccattttcaaacctctcctcgaggaagcccagtattatatgtagttaaaaagcaatttctggtttgaccaatcagtgtttcattaaattgtgctcatgatgtaattgttgatattaacaagtctctgtggtggctgtgaaggtgtcaaggaaaaatatggacccaagaaatttctttttattgtttttatgtttatttgaattatgaatataactttattctaatgtatattttgataaactcactgctgaggtaaattgtttttaaaaatttacttagatgcctaaaactttcacacatactgtatataatttataattttttccaaaagtattctctcacccatccagatcacttCCATATACCACGGGTTTATAAAACCAAgccacctaggcatgcagactgcttctacaaacattagtgaaagaatgggtcactctcaggagctcagtgaattccagcatggtaccatgataggatgccacctgtgcaacaagtctggtcgtgaaatttccttgctactaaatattccacagttgactgtcagtggtgttataacgACTgtgaatgacagcaactcagccacgaagtggtaggccacgtaaaatgacaaagcagggtcagcagatgctgaggcgcataatGCTATAATAAAAAGAGTCAggttgctacagacctccaaacttcatgtggccttcagattagctcaagaacagcgcatAGAGAGCtccatggaatgggtttccaaggccgagcagctgcatccaagccttacatcaccaagcataatgcaaagcgtcaaatgtaGTGGTATAAAACACGCAACCaatggagatgtgttctctggaatgacaaattacacttctccatctggtaaTCTGATGGATgtctctgggtttggcggttgccaggagaaacGGTACTTATTTGGCTGCATTgggccaagtgtaaagtttggtgtggggttgtttttcaggaattgggctcggccccttagttacagtgagaagaacttttaatgcttcaccataccaatttcatgctcccaactttgtgggaacagtttggggatggcctgttcctgttccaacatgacagcacaccagtgcacatatatatatatatatatatatatatgtataatatatattatacataggGGTGCAACGACCAAATTAGTGGCAGCTTGTTATTACTTGTGATGTTATTACCCGCCTTTCTCGCATTTACTAGGAGCGTTTTGACATTACCGCTCAAAGCAGGTTTAACAACAGCATGATGGCAGACTCAAGAACAAAATCCTCAAAAGTGCGGGAGCTGAATTTAGAGAAAAGCCTGTCAGTTGCGCTTTTGTGAAACCAGCTGTAGCTGGCACAGGAGCACATGTAAGACGGTGAATAAGATTAATCTTGGGAAGATACGCTGCGTCCCAAACCATATATTAGCTCACTAAATAATGTGTAAAAATAGCGcatataccattagaagtgcactcaacAATGTATTGTGTGAaaaacagaagtgtgtggtttgggacgcagaGATAGTTGCGCTAGCagagctagttagctaatgttaatgttaaattctGTCCTACTATGTGTTGTGAGCCGAGCtg
This genomic interval from Pygocentrus nattereri isolate fPygNat1 chromosome 21, fPygNat1.pri, whole genome shotgun sequence contains the following:
- the si:ch211-232b12.5 gene encoding zinc fingers and homeoboxes protein 3, whose protein sequence is MTLNFHLFQHAVLSVHSSTQPCIMASKRKSTVPCMIPAKSKHLREEIVLGCLPELLPTIPEDSILSISGQEEEEEEAQRTSSLSERGTHRCPPCSFQTTDLNLFLNHIDSCHVNFCTQTIFYCLNCKVSLARFEGLASHNAKTHPELQVVGSSGRAALQVTMRDGVLTVEQMLFTEKENFSDAGISITKTPIMKMMVKGDHKKIVVSHTVEVQKADISPEKTNGSSGRNIPTSQILTGTSSIPVLQMTNTGIQVTQNVKPLWNFAPSPDLNSSLPKVMIPLSSIPTYDPAMDLSSFLKASFGKFPYPTKAELCYLTVVSGFPEEQIKLWFTAQRLKQGISWSPEEIEDTRRRMFNTVFQAAPKALQSQSHPQVPHHYVSAQPTSTGAGIIPHASKSVMGRKGGVIVTQPGTAQGSSLKHQSVFQTLPVTVRHGIAIKETGSGLSSQKAESSSSSQTNITSNHIHGEKNGSSSSGISSAIGLTSTTQKQSSSCSEGSIINLTNIVRKIDCNVNNRNGTSKPNTSSAFIYAHDKATVDTKESSNSNFNTSSKSNNGNIYESTSHSTICTKTKGNTSDNTSKAKNTDSSVICSSTGSGEFMQVQTGSLVDAALSKSKSKLPEQLEALKQSINHSPFPEQKLIATKDESAWEVDKPFHSCSLADSKLTLGHFVGNVPRTSLCSNDACLQEDNQLSSQSLPAQPEKLSPKSSLGAPHVPSADFTAVLYNDQDLSALEDHPQPSKVVLDKSHFNSKIKQRESDAMFLEHQKSQANNPLYNTDKDEHCRIVHLQYALNKDEVKKIAAIEEKLSLQQYTEVVEDQWEGNSSYHEPKTESITINSKTLNESEHMAKASRKQINNQHMDKDGDSCYDHGPSKNQESRQDTPAKEHFVEENKHITKKSQRQNEQAKCKELDTKQVKSENLGPEQQRILHSLDTQAPVLAEENLEGIKQLSEKATAKDHWMMKNEECQQDNQSRDCVRGELLKV